AACAAGACTAGTGACCACATGGATTTCCTAAAGTCCTTTTATTGTCAGCAAATACTAAAAGTTTTTGTTAACCAAATGCATAATAGATGCAATTCATGAAGTATGTTATCTGCTCCTCTAGAGACTGAGACAGGACAGGATACCTTCATGGCAGAGCTCTTATTTCAGATGCCACTTTGCTGTTTGCCTCTATAACCTTCCTTctgcaaataacttttttcccctctttctaCTCAGGCTATGCTGCATGTGTTCACAATCCACTTGATCTAGCTTCGTTGTGTTTTTGTAGTTACTAATTCActattttctgctgaaagcaaatATACTGTAATAAAACCCAGCCTGTGTGATGGCCAGCAGGTAGGCATAATGTTCTGTAAACAGAATGTGGGCACCTATAGCCAATTAGTAGTGCTTCTTTTTATTGACTTGTATTTAAATCTTCCTGCTGTTGTCTAAAGTCTGGACATTTAGTATAGGACGTTCTAATAAGCAACAGAATCCCTAGAGAAGACAGTGGTGTGGAGTACAGAAGGTTCCAGCTCTAAAGTTAGTTCATGGTATAGCAATGTTTTTGCAAACGGtaaatttcagtctgaaatttGTTCCCATCTAAATGGGAAGTCTTGCTTGCCATTTTGTATACGTGAGGTGGCATGGTCCCATGTTCAATAGCACAGAACTACTTGGTAGTACAAATCTAACTGATTTTATAATACACATAAATGACAAGGATAAATATAATCTGTCAAAGACTTGCTCTGTGTAGCAGGAAAAAGCAAGTGTTTTCATGTTGTAGAAAGCTATCTTGCATTAGAAAATCAATGCCAACTATTTCCATTGTAGCAATACTGTTAATTTAGCATTTGATCTACTTtacttttccttgctttcagtttcttctctggCTATTAAATTCCAGGGTTTTTCATAGCCTTCAGTTAACTCATTGTTTAGAGCTATTGTGTATGTGGGTATGactaatgcttttattttgtagatATTTCCCTTTTGTGAAGCTATCACACTGTTTCACACtgactacctgaaaggaggttgtagcgagtTGGGTGTCGGTCTcctttcccaagtaacaagtgataggatgagaggaaatggcctcaagttgcgccaggggaggtttagatggAATTTAGGAAAAAcgtcttcaccgaaagggttatcaagcattggaacaggctgcccagggaagtggttgagtcaccatccctggaggtatttaaaagacgtgtagatgtggcacttagggacatggtttagtggtgaacttggcagagttaggtttacagttggatTCGATATTAAGGGACTttttcaacctaaatgattctataacTTCTGATCCATTCCCTTAACATGTTTTCTCTATCGTAGGTGACACGAAGGTGATAGCATGATGcaggctgctttctgcagcatttcaaagTCCCTAATTAtctttatcttcattttcactAATGTACCTTCTATTTCAACTCAGCTGGCTTCCAGAATATCACCTGATGCACAGATACCAGTTGCTAACTGGAATGTTAATTTTCAGTTACATGCAATAGTAGATGTTACATGCAATAGATGCATGTTTCATATAATGCATCATGAAGCATTTGAGGAAGAATTTGGATTTGTAACTTTAAACccagatgtttttcttctgagctgTCAATACATTTTCATAGTTGCTAGGAGATAATACTGGTCTTGGTGGTTTTGTTACTCACTGGGTAGTTTGATGCCAGCTCTGGTGCCTGACTGCAGGTTTTGGAACCTGTCAGTGTGGTAGGAACTGTGTATCCTTGTTCAGACTCGCCTCAAATGGCCTGGCCTCTGACGACTGCCATAGCTGAGCTTTAACTCCTTGTGCtgttcccccttccccctcaaCTGCAGCATTTAGAAACTTGAGCTTCTGTAGCAGATGCATCAGGCCAGACAGGTTGGTGCTCATCCTTAAACATGAGAATGGCACCTGCAATAAATAGGgtctgttctcttttcttcccctctatTAGCCAGCTCTTTATGGTGTAAGAAGGGATGTTTTGCAGCCTGGGCCCTGACCAGTGGTTGCTtagccatttattttcttctggaggaAGAGTACAAGCTGAACAGAAATGCTTCAGTGTGAATTCAGCCTGCAGACTGCCACCTGGACCATGTGAACTTACTCTAAAAACACATTCCTTTGTTATGTTGCAGGATGATTTAAGatgtcgtcttttttttttttaagcagtagCAGAACTAGGAGAGCAACTAGCAATAAACTGCAAGACAAAATACAGCTCTCAACATCTCCAAGGCCAGAAATGGTAAGTTTTTGACTGATAATCAAATACTGATGGCACTGTTTCTGTGGCTACAACATTCCACTCACTTAAACTGTATTTAAGTTACACGACATCCAGAGCATGAGAAGTTTGCAGGTGCAGAGGTGCAGTTTGTTAAAACTTTATTCTGTGACTGCTTATATATATGCTTTTTGGATAGCTGTCGCATTACTGTATGTAATGGATCATACTGATATTCAGTTTGTACCTGACTGGAGAGGGGATTAAAGAGGATACCATTattgctgaaataattattaaattttaacaaCTTTCTTGAGACTCTCAGAACTTTTTGGAtatattttcagtcttcagGGAAGTTATTTAAATTCTGAGCAAGGTCTTCTGTCAGAGTAGAGAATTCTTCTATTGTACTCtgttacttggaaaaaaacccaaacaactaaCAAAACTAACTGTTGAATGTGTGTGGTTTTTCAGTTGCGATGCTGGCAAATCTAATCAGAAGTAGATGCTAATACTTAAACAGAGTTCATGGGAATGTTTTCCCTATACCATTTTGTGTCACTCTTCCAGAATTAAGATGTACGTGTCTGTGCTGCTTAGAAATAGCAAAATACAGATTCTTCTCCAGACTTGTTCTCAGGGAAAGGTGAGGAAAAAACTAGACAAAACCTGTGTTCATGTTAGACGGCTTTGAGTTTGGGTTCTGAAACCTTTGAGAGGCCTGGGGTTATttgaggaggaaagcaaaaaccttaaaacttcaaaactgagtgttgaggggaaaaattccaaaaatgagaacagagtttttttagaaatttcCTGAAGGGAGATATTTTGGTCTGTGTTAACGTCTCATGTGATTTTAAAGTTGAGTTAAACTACATAGCTTCCTGAAATAACAGCCCTTGTACTCAAGCTCTAGTTACTGGCTTGGTCAAATCTAACTTCTAAGCCTGAATGACAGACCAGGAAATGAGATGCTGGTGTAGTTTTCTTAAAGTTCAAGGGCATCTTCCTTAAAGGAGAAGAGTATCAGCTTCTGCAGACTTCCATGTGTCATTcgccttccccccctccccccccgcctttgGATCTTTCACTCttccagaagctgctgcttggaCAATGCTGAATTAGTTGCTGTGGAGCATCTTCTTTGGAGGAAAAGACTAGGTCCCATTTCTCATGGCCTCTGGGCTAGGGTTATGCTGAGAACATATGGTTGAGAGTTTCAGGGATTAGTAAGGCCATATAAGACTCATGTGTCTATTCTTAACTACAGCATCCTACAGCTCATTAGTAAGAAAAATTCTCCCTCTTCTGGTAACGTATCCTAGTGCCCTAATTAAAGGCTTTACTCACTACCTTGTGTTAGTAGGCTATCCACAGCAGAGGAATGGTGCTGTCATTAAGTGATGGGGTATGCAAACTGAGATACTGCTTTTGACTATATACAGCCTAAAGCAAGTTTCTACTTTATGACTCTTCTTAGAAGGTGATTTTGGCAGTTAAAAGCCAGCAGTTGCTTTGAGAGTTTTGCTTCTATAAGAAGTGTAGCCCTCAGGTTAGGCCTTCTTACTTCCGAGGTGGATTGCAAACAAtccttatttgatttttttttttttaatgtgaattctGCAATAATAGTTGACAAATATTCTACTCAGTATATATACACTACTTTTGTAGGTACTTTTAAAGTGGCATTTACTGTTAATCACTTTAGTCCTGTAAATGAGTGAAAGCCTCTTTGGAAACAAGTAACATACAGCATGAATGTAATTCTAACATCTCCATGGATATGCTTttgatttcaggaaaataaagagaatgcTAATAAACTGTCATGGGACCAATCAAGCAGAACCTtggaaaatgttactttaaattCTTCCACAATCACACTGACAAATTCCGTATCAGGGGCAAACTATAATCCTGAAGATTATGCTTCCAAGGATGAAgttactgaaacaaaatctcAGCATGTGTCACTTAGCAAGTCcttcttgcaaataaaaagcataaaagagaagcaattgattgcagaaaaacaaaattcaagtaTCAGCCTACCAAAGAAACCAGTGCTTGGTACATATCGCGGCAAAGTTATCCAATCCAAGATAAACTCCTTCCGAAAAGCACCaaaaagtgagggggaaaaGAGTTCTTTGCCAGACAAGAAGCTTCTTCCTTCTGCCACCAAACTAGCAGCAAGTTCTTTGTCCATGAGCAGCTGTAGTGTAGTTCTAAAGACCATCCAAGTCACAAACAACTCTAATTCTGTAAAACCAAATGGTGTCCTCCTATTCCAGAGCAAACCATCTGACAAAACTGCTATTAACTCACAGTCCAGGCTGAGGAAACAGCAACCAACATCTGCTGTAGTGCCAAAGAAAGTAACAGTCCAAAAAATGATTGGTGGAAGGGGACCACAGCCACGGAAGGCTGCTTCTAACAATTCTGACCGCAGAGTACTAGGAGTGAAGAAATGTGCAGATTTTTGTGAAGGTGCAAGACCAGAAGCTCCAGCAAAACGAATTTCTGTTGTTCCTGGCACAAAGTCAGGACAGAGTTCTAAAACTAATGGcaacagaaaatctgttttgccaaaagagtcagcagcagagagaaggtAACTGAATTACTCACTGTTGTACCTTGATCTTAGGAAGTATTTAGACCTTCTTTCCAAGAATATCTATTTTGATCTATTTCTTGCTGTACATGCGCTGAAAAATAAGAGAACTGAGTGTTTGAACTTGATGCCCAAGGGCAGCAGACTAAAACTGTAGACTTAATACTGAGAAATCAGGATTCAGAATAATTGCAGCAGCTCTTCAGGCTTACAGCTTGTCCTGCACGgttataaatagaaaatgtatatTGCTTGAGCTCTCTGGTTTTTAGGCTAAGTGTTGTGACAGCCTTAAGTGTGATAGATAATCCTGTAAGTGAAATGCAGTGCATgccactgctttaaaaaaaaaaaaaaaaaaaagatgactgatGCAGGGTGTATAGAGAAGTGAGCATGTTTATGGACTGAAGGAGAGCACTTGtcaatgacatttttcagcttGGTGAATGCAGCTTAGACAATGGGGTGAAGATTCATAATCTAAAAGTTATTTAATATTCTTGGTAGACCTCCTTGCAGAAAGTCACACTTAGTAAAAATCGGTGGTCTAGGGCGATGGAgttgaaatgaaatatatatgaaGACTGAATTACACTTATACAtcagtttcagattttaaaagctgtgtgaTAGGGTCGTTCTGGGCTGCCCTTCATGCTTTGTGTCTTTAGAGAGAGTTTCTGGTTTGAAGTGGGATCAGGGAAGAGAGGTGGCACAAATGAATAAATTAGAAGCATTTTTTACCttctcttgaggaaaaaaaagggtctGTAGCCTAAGTCTCTTGTTTCTGCTGGAAAGGGACAGATTAAAGTGTTCTGACCTGATAGATACCTAAAGCAGATAGTGATATGCATGGTTCTGAAATTTCCATGCAGGTCTAAATGACAGCTCTACTCCCTTTTAGGATTAAAGGGAGAGGACTCAAGGACTATCTGGAAAGCACGTCTTTGTATGACTTACCCTAGCTAGTGTCAGTCAATgtaaaaaatggtaaaaatctGTCACTTCAGCTAACAATATTCTTAAACGCAGAGCTCGCCTGGATGAATGGAGGGCATCTAAAGGAAAAGTGATGAGGAGACCTCCTATATCTGTGCTTCTGGGACCCCAGTATAAAAGTGAAGAACAAGAATTCTCTTCTGGTGATTCTTTAGAGCACGTATTACATAGTGAAAAGGTCAACAAGACTCTCACAGAATGTCTGCAGTTAACTGAACAGGTATTCAGTCCCTTGCCTGCCAAGTTCTAGTAATATAGGTCCCTACAACATGCAAGTCCTACAGGCATGCTGGACCTGTGGGGACTAATAGCTCCCCAAGTTAAGCAGTATCGTAGCTTTTTGCCGACACCTGAAGAAACTAGTTCTCACTTAAGCTTCACTAACTTACTGAACTACCCAATAAGATTAAGTGATAATGGTAACATAATAAAGTAGAAAAGCTACAATGTAATGAGAGTAGCTATGAAGTAATTAATCTAGAACAAGTTTGCATTTGCAGAAACTTGCCTGGACTTCTGAAAAAGTATGGTTTAAGTAGTTCTGAAGATGTCTATGCATTCTACTATCCCTTCTAATTGCAATACTGTATAAATAATTCTCATTTGGAAGAATAGGTGGATGAAATTTCTTCTGCTCAAGTTCACAGTTCAGTCCAGGAAATACTTGCCATCTTCAACTTTCAGGGTTACtctccaaagaaagaaaaagtacttgCTTTCTAGTTCAAAACCAGCTAAAATACAGCACCTCAAAGTGTTCACTGCATTTAAATCTCTGCTCTTGTGTTGACTTTAGGGATGTCAAGGCGATGAAGTACGTGCCATGTTGGAAGATCTGACACAGAGCATTCCTGGGGCTAAAAAGCTT
Above is a genomic segment from Gymnogyps californianus isolate 813 chromosome 1, ASM1813914v2, whole genome shotgun sequence containing:
- the CKAP2 gene encoding cytoskeleton-associated protein 2 isoform X1, whose protein sequence is MAACSPPQLPASRRSEPAYREQRRQKVEEYLSRKKTFSGMPIQENQASISSSRTRRATSNKLQDKIQLSTSPRPEMENKENANKLSWDQSSRTLENVTLNSSTITLTNSVSGANYNPEDYASKDEVTETKSQHVSLSKSFLQIKSIKEKQLIAEKQNSSISLPKKPVLGTYRGKVIQSKINSFRKAPKSEGEKSSLPDKKLLPSATKLAASSLSMSSCSVVLKTIQVTNNSNSVKPNGVLLFQSKPSDKTAINSQSRLRKQQPTSAVVPKKVTVQKMIGGRGPQPRKAASNNSDRRVLGVKKCADFCEGARPEAPAKRISVVPGTKSGQSSKTNGNRKSVLPKESAAERRARLDEWRASKGKVMRRPPISVLLGPQYKSEEQEFSSGDSLEHVLHSEKVNKTLTECLQLTEQGCQGDEVRAMLEDLTQSIPGAKKLAKYWICCMRLEQMGPLENLIAVYEEAILAGAMPKDELRHMLIDTMKNTESLFKSEDGGTVTESHLSEVVEVSKEPNSSVEQVQEAFKNVSSDDQKAESDDKKAETSSEVIKKEEMDLDLKQREEILPKKNKKHKTKERTKKKGKCETEEQNEDGVKDTARAVNSPEKENDTSCLMRYSPSTTPYLESVKMHHEAKDSSAKDLKIVTPLRYSQRIREKMCKLSDTVKDQDPCISSFEQLGELESKATAFIHKQSNALKETSAEVEE
- the CKAP2 gene encoding cytoskeleton-associated protein 2 isoform X2, whose amino-acid sequence is MAACSPPQLPASRRSEPAYREQRRQKVEEYLSRKKTFSGMPIQENQASISSRTRRATSNKLQDKIQLSTSPRPEMENKENANKLSWDQSSRTLENVTLNSSTITLTNSVSGANYNPEDYASKDEVTETKSQHVSLSKSFLQIKSIKEKQLIAEKQNSSISLPKKPVLGTYRGKVIQSKINSFRKAPKSEGEKSSLPDKKLLPSATKLAASSLSMSSCSVVLKTIQVTNNSNSVKPNGVLLFQSKPSDKTAINSQSRLRKQQPTSAVVPKKVTVQKMIGGRGPQPRKAASNNSDRRVLGVKKCADFCEGARPEAPAKRISVVPGTKSGQSSKTNGNRKSVLPKESAAERRARLDEWRASKGKVMRRPPISVLLGPQYKSEEQEFSSGDSLEHVLHSEKVNKTLTECLQLTEQGCQGDEVRAMLEDLTQSIPGAKKLAKYWICCMRLEQMGPLENLIAVYEEAILAGAMPKDELRHMLIDTMKNTESLFKSEDGGTVTESHLSEVVEVSKEPNSSVEQVQEAFKNVSSDDQKAESDDKKAETSSEVIKKEEMDLDLKQREEILPKKNKKHKTKERTKKKGKCETEEQNEDGVKDTARAVNSPEKENDTSCLMRYSPSTTPYLESVKMHHEAKDSSAKDLKIVTPLRYSQRIREKMCKLSDTVKDQDPCISSFEQLGELESKATAFIHKQSNALKETSAEVEE